In a single window of the Acipenser ruthenus chromosome 42, fAciRut3.2 maternal haplotype, whole genome shotgun sequence genome:
- the LOC117966960 gene encoding dual specificity calcium/calmodulin-dependent 3',5'-cyclic nucleotide phosphodiesterase 1B-like isoform X2, giving the protein MAEFVRVRKKHLQAPIKRLRIMMKQLDKAEVDFEDMKKNLEYTASLLEAVYIDENRQILDIEDDLQQLRSDTVHSEVRDWLSSTFTHKALSPGKRSDEKRTFRSIVHVVQAGIFVERMFKKAYSAAIPNQSSAVLHCLRNVDRWNFDMFALKSACRERSLRTVVIELLTRYELNSHFKIPIAFLIAFLDALESGYNKHRNPYHSHVHAADITQTVHCLLLRTGLVNWLSELEILAALFAAAIHDFEHTGTTNPFHVQTRSDYAMIYNDRSVLESHHVSAAFRLMQDDERNIFINLSREEWRELRSLVIEMVLATDMSTHLMQVKSMKTCLQQLDRIDKPKALSLLLHTADISHPTKPWALHARWTKALMEEFFRQGDKEAELGLPFSPLCDRKTTLVAQSQIGFIDFIVEPTFSLLTDMAEKIVIPLVQENPSPPDSCKRLSFLWRESSRGLEWNQAHITAELRNFRSTWTRYTQQNKLKWKERAANKSADQCSIKELSSGEEDFSEENAVELRHKD; this is encoded by the exons ATGGCTGAGTTTGTGAGAGTTCGCAAGAAACACCTACAGGCTCCGATCAAAAG GTTACGCATCATGATGAAACAGCTGGACAAGGCAGAGGTGGACTTCGAAGACATGAAGAAGAATCTGGAATACACAGCTTCTCTGCTAGAGGCAGTTTACATTGACGAGAACAG GCAGATCCTGGATATCGAAGATGACCTGCAGCAGCTCAGATCAGACACAGTCCACTCGGAGGTGCGTGATTGGCTGTCCTCCACCTTTACCCACAAGGCCCTTTCCCCTGGCAAGCGGTCCGACGAGAAGCGCACATTCCGCAGCATTGTTCACGTGGTGCAGGCTGGCATCTTCGTGGAGAG AATGTTTAAGAAAGCCTACTCTGCTGCCATTCCCAACCAGTCATCTGCTGTGCTTCACTGCCTGAGG AACGTGGACCGGTGGAACTTCGACATGTTTGCGCTGAAGTCGGCCTGCAGGGAGCGCTCTCTGAGGACCGTGGTCATCGAGCTCCTCACTCGATACGAGCTCAACAGCCACTTCAAG ATTCCAATCGCGTTCCTGATCGCCTTCCTCGATGCTCTGGAGAGCGGATACAACAAGCACCGGAACCCGTATCACAGCCACGTCCACGCGGCCGACATCACTCAGACCGTCCACTGCCTCCTGCTGCGCACAGGCTTAGTG AACTGGCTGAGCGAGCTGGAGATCCTTGCAGCGCTCTTTGCAGCTGCGATCCACGACTTTGAGCACACCGGCACCACCAACCCCTTCCACGTGCAGACCAG GTCCGATTACGCGATGATCTATAACGACCGCTCTGTGCTGGAAAGTCACCACGTGAGCGCTGCGTTTCGGCTCATGCAGGACGATGAGAGGAACATCTTCATCAACCTCTCCCGGGAGGAATGGAG GGAGCTGCGGAGTCTCGTCATCGAGATGGTTCTGGCAACGGACATGTCGACCCACCTCATGCAGGTCAAGTCCATGAAGACCTGTCTGCAGCAGCTGGACAG GATTGACAAGCCCAAGGCCCTGTCCCTGCTGCTGCACACTGCAGATATCAGCCACCCCACCAAGCCCTGGGCTCTACATGCTCGCTGGACCAAGGCCCTGATGGAGGAGTTCTTCAGGCAG GGAGACAAGGAGGCAGAATTGGGgctccctttctctcctctctgtgacCGCAAGACCACGCTGGTAGCCCAGTCCCAGATTG GGTTCATTGATTTCATCGTGGAGCCCACCTTCTCTCTGCTGACGGACATGGCTGAGAAGATCGTGATCCCGCTGGTTCAGGAAAACCCGTCACCGCCCGACTCCTGCAAAAGGCTCAG TTTCTTGTGGAGAGAGAGCTCTCGGGGTCTGGAGTGGAATCAAGCACACATCACAGCCGAGCTGCGCAATTTCCGCTCCACCTGGACCCGGTACACGCAGCAGAACAAACTGAAGTGGAAGGAGCGAGCTGCCAACA AATCTGCAGACCAGTGCTCCATTAAGGAGCTGTCTTCGGGTGAAGAGGACTTCTCGGAGGAGAACGCAGTGGAGCTCCGTCACAAGGACTAG
- the LOC117966960 gene encoding dual specificity calcium/calmodulin-dependent 3',5'-cyclic nucleotide phosphodiesterase 1B-like isoform X1, protein MMNSPTKNREELGSSPLIMLSMSRRKWNKVFDVLRIMMKQLDKAEVDFEDMKKNLEYTASLLEAVYIDENRQILDIEDDLQQLRSDTVHSEVRDWLSSTFTHKALSPGKRSDEKRTFRSIVHVVQAGIFVERMFKKAYSAAIPNQSSAVLHCLRNVDRWNFDMFALKSACRERSLRTVVIELLTRYELNSHFKIPIAFLIAFLDALESGYNKHRNPYHSHVHAADITQTVHCLLLRTGLVNWLSELEILAALFAAAIHDFEHTGTTNPFHVQTRSDYAMIYNDRSVLESHHVSAAFRLMQDDERNIFINLSREEWRELRSLVIEMVLATDMSTHLMQVKSMKTCLQQLDRIDKPKALSLLLHTADISHPTKPWALHARWTKALMEEFFRQGDKEAELGLPFSPLCDRKTTLVAQSQIGFIDFIVEPTFSLLTDMAEKIVIPLVQENPSPPDSCKRLSFLWRESSRGLEWNQAHITAELRNFRSTWTRYTQQNKLKWKERAANKSADQCSIKELSSGEEDFSEENAVELRHKD, encoded by the exons ATGATGAACTCCCCAACGAAGAACAGAGAAGAGCTGGGCTCCTCCCCGCTGATCATGCTTTCCATGAGCAGGAGAAAATGGAATAAAGTGTTTGATGT GTTACGCATCATGATGAAACAGCTGGACAAGGCAGAGGTGGACTTCGAAGACATGAAGAAGAATCTGGAATACACAGCTTCTCTGCTAGAGGCAGTTTACATTGACGAGAACAG GCAGATCCTGGATATCGAAGATGACCTGCAGCAGCTCAGATCAGACACAGTCCACTCGGAGGTGCGTGATTGGCTGTCCTCCACCTTTACCCACAAGGCCCTTTCCCCTGGCAAGCGGTCCGACGAGAAGCGCACATTCCGCAGCATTGTTCACGTGGTGCAGGCTGGCATCTTCGTGGAGAG AATGTTTAAGAAAGCCTACTCTGCTGCCATTCCCAACCAGTCATCTGCTGTGCTTCACTGCCTGAGG AACGTGGACCGGTGGAACTTCGACATGTTTGCGCTGAAGTCGGCCTGCAGGGAGCGCTCTCTGAGGACCGTGGTCATCGAGCTCCTCACTCGATACGAGCTCAACAGCCACTTCAAG ATTCCAATCGCGTTCCTGATCGCCTTCCTCGATGCTCTGGAGAGCGGATACAACAAGCACCGGAACCCGTATCACAGCCACGTCCACGCGGCCGACATCACTCAGACCGTCCACTGCCTCCTGCTGCGCACAGGCTTAGTG AACTGGCTGAGCGAGCTGGAGATCCTTGCAGCGCTCTTTGCAGCTGCGATCCACGACTTTGAGCACACCGGCACCACCAACCCCTTCCACGTGCAGACCAG GTCCGATTACGCGATGATCTATAACGACCGCTCTGTGCTGGAAAGTCACCACGTGAGCGCTGCGTTTCGGCTCATGCAGGACGATGAGAGGAACATCTTCATCAACCTCTCCCGGGAGGAATGGAG GGAGCTGCGGAGTCTCGTCATCGAGATGGTTCTGGCAACGGACATGTCGACCCACCTCATGCAGGTCAAGTCCATGAAGACCTGTCTGCAGCAGCTGGACAG GATTGACAAGCCCAAGGCCCTGTCCCTGCTGCTGCACACTGCAGATATCAGCCACCCCACCAAGCCCTGGGCTCTACATGCTCGCTGGACCAAGGCCCTGATGGAGGAGTTCTTCAGGCAG GGAGACAAGGAGGCAGAATTGGGgctccctttctctcctctctgtgacCGCAAGACCACGCTGGTAGCCCAGTCCCAGATTG GGTTCATTGATTTCATCGTGGAGCCCACCTTCTCTCTGCTGACGGACATGGCTGAGAAGATCGTGATCCCGCTGGTTCAGGAAAACCCGTCACCGCCCGACTCCTGCAAAAGGCTCAG TTTCTTGTGGAGAGAGAGCTCTCGGGGTCTGGAGTGGAATCAAGCACACATCACAGCCGAGCTGCGCAATTTCCGCTCCACCTGGACCCGGTACACGCAGCAGAACAAACTGAAGTGGAAGGAGCGAGCTGCCAACA AATCTGCAGACCAGTGCTCCATTAAGGAGCTGTCTTCGGGTGAAGAGGACTTCTCGGAGGAGAACGCAGTGGAGCTCCGTCACAAGGACTAG